The nucleotide window TGGTGAAAAAATGTTACTAGTAAAGCCACTAACATTTATGAATGCCTCTGGTGAATGTATTCGACCGCTAATGGATTACTATAATATTCCCATGGAAGATGTGCTAATTATCTATGATGATCTTGATTTACCAGTTGGAAAGATACGTTTGCGCCAAAAAGGTAGTGCGGGCGGTCACAATGGAATGAAATCAATTATCCAACATGTGAAAACACAGGAATTTAACCGCATTCGAGTTGGCGTGAGTCGTCCAAGTCACGGTGAAGTTATTAACTATGTGCTTGGAGATTTCCCTAAATCGGAACAAGCAGATATTATTGAAGCGATTCAAAAAAGTGCAGATGCTGTAGAAGATTTTGCGGAACTACCATTTATTGAAGTAATGAATAAATATAATTAAACTAAAAATTTATAGATTGAAACGAGGCGTGACAATGCTTTTGTCACGTATTTCGGTCTTTTTTCGGCTTTGTGATTCACTTTCGCATTACGTAGAATGAATTTTCTGACAAAAAGGAGCTGTTTTCCCTTGAAAGGATTACAACAATTAATATATGAACAAACAGATATTCGAGCAGTCTTAAAAGCGCTCGATGAAAAAGAAAAAGCACAACTTGTTACTGGGCTTACTGGGTCTTCACGTGCGTTATTTGCAAGTGTAGTGGAAGGTGCATCTAAACGACCAGTTGTTTTTGTGACGCATAATTTATATCATGCGCAAAAGCTATATGATGATTTATTATCTTTGATGGATTCAGACCGTCTGTTTTTATATCCGGCCGATGAACTAATATCTTCCGAGTTAAGTATTTCCAGTCCGGAACTCAGAGGTCAACGAGTTGAAGCGTTAGATTTTTTGATTTCTGGAAAATCTGGAATAGTGATTGTTCCGGTTGCAGGGCTCAGAAAGATGCTCCCGCCAGTATCTCTTTGGAAACACTTTAATGTATCCATCGTAGAAGGCGAAGAAATTGATCCAGAAGTTTTGCGCCAAAAATTGGTTACCATGGGCTATACGATGAGTGGGATGGTTAACACGCCAGGAGAATTTAGCGTTCGTGGTGGGATTATAGATATTTACCCAATTACGGAAGAATTTCCAATTAGAATAGAACTATTTGATACCGAAGTGGATTCGCTTCGTTTCTTTGATGTCGAAACACAGCGCTCTACCTCTCGTGTAGAAGAATTCCACTTACTACCAGCGACAGAAATCATTTTAGATCAAAGCTATTACCCAGATATTGTCAAACGTCTTGAGAAAAAAATGATGCTTACTTTGAATGAATTAAAAGAAAAAGAAGACAAACAAGCACTTGTTGAAAATTTAGAAGAAGATTTAGAAATGTTGCGTTCTGGTGTAAAACCAGATATGTTTTTCAAATACATAGGTTTAGCCTATCCTGATCCAGCATCACTTTTTGACTATTTTCCGAAAAATACTGCAATTTTACTAGATGAATTTGGGCGTATATTAGAAACCGAAGAAAGCTTAGAAAAAGAAGAAGCAGAATGGCAGACGGAGACACTAAGTCGTATGGAGACCGTACGTGATGTTCGGGTAAGCCATTCTTTCAAAAAATTACTCGACGAAAATCACTCGCCAAAAATCTATTTATCCCTTTTTCAAAAACAAATGGCGAGCATGCGGGTATCGAAAACAACGAATATTGTCTACAAACAGATGCAACAATTTCATGGTCAAATGAATGTGCTCAAAACAGAATTAGAAAGCTGGCATAAAAACAATTATGCGGTAGTCATCTTAGCACCTAATATAGAGCGTGCAGAGAAAATGCAACAAACACTAGCGGATTATGACATGGAAAGCCTGCTTCTAAAAAAAGAATCTGACGTCCCTAAATATGGGCAGGTTCAATTTGTCGTTGGGACATTCCAAAATGGCTTTGAGTTACCACTTGCCAAAGTAGCGATTATTAGCGAATCAGAACTCTTCAATAAAAAAGTAAAAAAGGTAAAAAAACACCAAAAACTATCTAATGCTGAGCGAATTCAAAGCTATTCCGAATTAAAAGTGGGCGATTATGTCGTGCATATAAACCACGGTATTGCTCGCTATGTTGGAATGGAAACTTT belongs to Listeria ivanovii subsp. ivanovii and includes:
- the pth gene encoding aminoacyl-tRNA hydrolase; this translates as MKLIAGLGNPGKKYERTRHNVGFMVVDELSFRHQTPWKKAKFNGMVSEINVNGEKMLLVKPLTFMNASGECIRPLMDYYNIPMEDVLIIYDDLDLPVGKIRLRQKGSAGGHNGMKSIIQHVKTQEFNRIRVGVSRPSHGEVINYVLGDFPKSEQADIIEAIQKSADAVEDFAELPFIEVMNKYN